A genomic stretch from Solanum stenotomum isolate F172 chromosome 8, ASM1918654v1, whole genome shotgun sequence includes:
- the LOC125873141 gene encoding late embryogenesis abundant protein At5g17165-like, with amino-acid sequence MATNLQKRGLVNLGKRFVNHLTYSSARNSANSSSTGLSARRVVHTSVYDKNPEEYVSSWVPDEIIEVESDKYKYWTPHPQTGVFGPATDHIIKYGEYGSQFSTVDSVLEQKTFFRDLEDLEKPSYT; translated from the exons ATGGCCACTAATTTACAGAAGCGTGGACTGGTGAACTTGGGGAAACGATTTGTGAACCATCTAACTTATTCAAGTGCTCGAAATTCTGCCAACTCATCATCTACTGGCCTCTCTGCCAG GAGGGTGGTGCACACGTCAGTGTATGACAAGAATCCAGAGGAATATGTGTCATCGTGGGTACCTGATGAAATAATCGAGGTAGAATCAGACAAGTACAAGTACTGGACTCCTCATCCCCAAACCGGGGTATTTGGGCCAGCTACTGATCACATTATAAAATATGGTGAATATGGCTCTCAATTCTCCACTGTTGATTCTGTGTTGGAACAAAAGACATTTTTTCGCGATCTTGAGGATCTGGAGAAGCCTAGTTATACTTAA